The genomic interval TAGCATTTAAGATAATGCCAATGAAGCGCCGCATTTGTTGCGGAGTGCGGCACCAGAAACTTAGTAATTGCACGGCTTCGGGTTCTAAGAAAACCGGTAAGCCACTGTCTTCATCAGTTAAGAAGTCATTAGCATGGTTCACCAAATCCTGGTTTTGTTTTTGAATTTCTGCTGGTGAAAAATGGGCTGTGGAAAAGTCCAACTTTTGAGTATCTATATTGTATCTATTAGTATCTATGTTTTTAAAGTCTTTATATAGATCGTGTCCGATTTTCGGATTTTCGCTCGTAGCAAGGGTTTGCGGGGTGTCGTCAACGAACTTTCGCGAACGTCCGATTTTCGGATTTTCGCTCGTAGCAAGGGTTTCAACGGTCTCCCGCGAACGTCCGATTTTCGGATTTTCGCTCGTAGCAAGGGTTTGCGGCTCTTTTTGAGCATATTCACCGCGTAAATAGACGTCAGTTGACTGCATATCTAGTTCGGCCAGGTAAAGTCGATTGGGTTCGTTTTTGCCAGTTTTGGGATTGAAATGCATGGCTTTTTGATAAAGTAGACCTGCACGTTCCAAGTCTTTTTTAACGGCTGCTAACTTATCATTTGAGCAGTCGAATAAATCTTTAAGTTCTTGATTGGTAAAAATAAAGTAGACGTGCCCTTCCTCATCAATCCAGTGATTGCGTAAAGAATACTCTAGCCGGTCTTTTAGTACCATGTAAGCTAGCTTGGCGGCATCACTTAAATGTTTGTATTGCTCGCCATACATTAATACCTTAGGGAACTGGAAAAACAAGGCTCCATATACGCTATTGGCGTCATAGTAATTGAAATCTGTTGATTTTGTCATAATAAAAACTCCCTTTCTTGACTGACACACGCTGTCTCAAAAGAGAGTTGCTAAAACATTTGATTTGCTTTAAAATACAAATCTGATATGCTCTAACTGAATTACAAAGTGTTCATTTGCTGTGAGAACTTTGTAATTCACCAGCATGTGTCTGTTTGTGAGTTGCCCAGTCGGCAACTTTTTTAATTTCTAACAACAAAAATGGACTAAATAGCTTCAGTTAGCTACTTAGTCCATTGACTTTAATTTGTTTTTAACTATCCTTAACTTGTCCTTTGGGACTGGTTTGCGGTATAATTAACCTACAAATTAAGAACAATGTTCAGTCGATTTTAACTTGGCGGTGAAAATCGACTGAATCTAAGTAGCTGTTGTGTAGCTACTTGCTAAACCAAAAGTCCCTGATTCCTCGTGAATCGGGGATTTTTCTGTTTAGCTTGATCTCTTTATTCGGTTGTTAAATTAATCTTAGTCTAGCATAGCGCTTACCTAGCGGCAACTTTATTTGGTTTTGTATATTTTGCCAGCTTTTGGTTGAAACCAAAAAGTAATCGGCGCTAACATGCAATAATAAGTGATAAATACTAAAATAGCTGTATGTTTCATCATAGGCTCGTTTAAAGACACTAGGGGCATACTTGCCCCTACCAGTCCTAAAACGCTCATAGGGAATATTAGAATATGAATTAAGCGTGTTGCTGATCGACTATTATTAAAGGCTTGTTCTGCTTTAACTTGAATAAGATATTCTAGTGGGAAAAGTAACTTACGTAACATAAAACGAGTATCGTTATTATTTAATTTTATAATACGAAACAAAGGCACTAGATAGATACAACCAAGATACAAATATAACCAGTAGTCCATTAATTGAGTTTTCATTTTCTACCTCCATATAATTGTAACTGTAATTATAACTGTAACTGTAATTACAGTTACGGTTTTTTATTCAAATAATTCGGGGTGTTTGTCGAAATAGCTAGTCATAGCGTCTCTCACAATTGATTTTGCGCCACCTTTCACTCGTCCCCTATTCTTTCCCGCAATCTTAATTGCTTCTTTTAATGACGGTTCAACTGCAACTGAATAAAGCACTTGTTCGTAATTTTCTTGTTCTTGTTTGATAGCTTCTAAATAATCGTTCCATTGTTTATTATCTGTATCACTTTCCATAAATTTTTTTGGTTGTGATAATCCAGAAAGCTTATTTGTATCAACTGCTTTTTTAAATTCTCGTTTTGTCATTTTAATACCCCAGTTCTTTAACTAAATTTTGATAATATTTTTGTGCTGACTTGTAGTGATTATCTTTAACTAGTGCTAATGGTAATTCGTAAATTGAAACTGCTTCAGCAAAAGCGATCAAATTTGGAATGAATGTATCGGTCATTTTGATGTTGTGTGCTTCGGCAACTTCTCTTAGATTTTCCAACATAAACTTATGAGTGTTCGTATTTAATTGTGTTTTAGTTGGGACAATGTGGCGAACAATCACCTGTTTATCATCTGTAATTTTTAAAGTTGTTTCGGCATTTTTGACGGCGTACGTTTCAGGAACTGCAACAACGGTTAAGTCGTCAACAATTTCAACAATGTTTTCTAAAATAATATCAACGGCTGGTGCCATATCAAAAATAATATAATCATACTCATCTCTGAT from Pediococcus claussenii ATCC BAA-344 carries:
- a CDS encoding replication initiator protein A, which codes for MTKSTDFNYYDANSVYGALFFQFPKVLMYGEQYKHLSDAAKLAYMVLKDRLEYSLRNHWIDEEGHVYFIFTNQELKDLFDCSNDKLAAVKKDLERAGLLYQKAMHFNPKTGKNEPNRLYLAELDMQSTDVYLRGEYAQKEPQTLATSENPKIGRSRETVETLATSENPKIGRSRKFVDDTPQTLATSENPKIGHDLYKDFKNIDTNRYNIDTQKLDFSTAHFSPAEIQKQNQDLVNHANDFLTDEDSGLPVFLEPEAVQLLSFWCRTPQQMRRFIGIILNAKYRVEKDHKDIGVIIPLDDEELKPLMTKALRRYFNALRSNEKHIKNVENYLYGTMQNLFGVWWNKQAAREYAAKHPNDERA
- a CDS encoding ParA family protein codes for the protein MAKIIAFYNNKGGVAKTTTATNVAGVLSLQHKRVLLIDGDPQGHTSLTFGVDADDLQTTLGAYLSSGWDAKQASDYFINVNDYLDVVPSNQSLSDFIIAVSGEDPKFRNKHLKNFIDPIRDEYDYIIFDMAPAVDIILENIVEIVDDLTVVAVPETYAVKNAETTLKITDDKQVIVRHIVPTKTQLNTNTHKFMLENLREVAEAHNIKMTDTFIPNLIAFAEAVSIYELPLALVKDNHYKSAQKYYQNLVKELGY